One window of the Anticarsia gemmatalis isolate Benzon Research Colony breed Stoneville strain chromosome 21, ilAntGemm2 primary, whole genome shotgun sequence genome contains the following:
- the LOC142982022 gene encoding C2 domain-containing protein 5 isoform X3, with product MPGKIKVKVLAGRNLPVMDRASDTTDAFVEIKFGSVTHKTDVCRKSLNPHWNSTEWYRFEVDESELQDEPLQLRLMDHDTYSANDAIGKVVISLAPLLAREANNAKSTTTPHGGAVMSGWIPVFDTMHGIRGELNVIVKVELFSDFNKYKTSSCGVQFFHCPQIPPGYRATAIHGFVEELVVNDDPEYQWIDKIRTPRASNEARQVAFIKLSNQVQRLVGLKAAELGANAVVGYQQDFDLEGEAGVVARAIGTAVSITPLPLPSQPMNMPPCTQQSERERRQEDKCDKDRGSPRHARHESYGGREPPPAHAQNSSLNASSTPMGIHRRSSDSDLSVTPKGSSLNTSAGNVGSGGGAILRPSMNSNNLDMLEYPFLTMTEYPPGFIVHIGGTVCARSVKLADGGEGALRAAWWAELRTELRAHARALRCNAVIAYTDTAAICEDVCVLSASGTAAVINLDCDFNAELDAAVTVNTGSKNAIDEIENETCATAHVPYSPGAGPYRAELSTCGGCRRARVPTVLLATCAKPSKLVSHAKAVTLTAVAARVRRAPPTSEPGARDISDQLPFLEYELHKLLLAKLRMQGANALFSLQTQIAIGERCVMALASGTAVRLAALPPPTPPRIKASENDKDALEIQKALWDSFTANRAANGYDVGGIELNTNGVLPEAEGEDPPALDLCVDKDACVLELDEAEDVETARALASRHVNMQVYTNSLKPVPGVPPQAFAQVWRGRLALSSSACAAVEKHVRRALDGVSYKLRRLQPCALVAPRFQLELPEDEIQLIVSGAAIPLQDPNSPDTNGIDHGHSSQSNHSSQSNHGNGTGDGDDDIFALDEEQLVKPPEPVEEKNFINGQVPTTVSLTSLSHLSGGRVSRRLCALRLLFVRETTAVRELGGLSGFLHTFTCEVLAIVRAYTAALGGNALTSFYITQLMLQDNAHKNQGQCLLSVGGDVVHVTY from the exons GTGGACGAATCAGAGCTTCAAGATGAGCCCCTCCAGCTTCGCCTCATGGACCACGACACGTACTCGGCCAATGATGCCATCGGTAAAGTGGTGATCAGCCTCGCGCCGCTCCTCGCTAGAGAGGCGAACAATGCCAAGAGTACCACCACGCCACATGGTG GTGCAGTAATGTCAGGCTGGATCCCGGTGTTCGACACGATGCACGGCATCCGCGGCGAGCTGAACGTCATTGTCAAGGTGGAGCTCTTCTCCGACTTCAATAAGTACAAGACCTCCAGCTGTGGAGTGCAGTTCTTTCACT GTCCTCAGATCCCACCTGGATACAGAGCGACAGCCATCCACGGCTTCGTCGAAGAGCTGGTGGTGAACGACGACCCTGAGTACCAGTGGATAGACAAGATCAGAACTCCTCGCGCTTCTAATGAAGCGAGGCAGGTCGCGTTTATCAAGCTTAGTAATCAG gtacaACGACTGGTAGGGTTAAAAGCAGCTGAATTAGGCGCTAACGCCGTCGTCGGCTATCAACAAGACTTCGATTTAGAAGGAGAAGCAGGAGTCGTCGCTAGAGCTATAG gtacTGCTGTCAGCATTACTCCACTGCCATTACCTAGTCAACCAATGAATATGCCACCTTGTACACAGCA GAGCGAGAGGGAGCGACGGCAGGAAGACAAGTGCGACAAGGACAGAGGATCGCCGAGGCATGCGCGGCATGAGTCGTATGGTGGGAGGGAGCCGCCGCCGGCGCATGCGCAGAATTCTTCGTTAAATGCGTCCTCTACGCCTATGGGGATACATAGACGATCGTCTGATTCTGATCTCAGTGTTACACCAAAAG gTAGTTCACTAAATACGTCAGCTGGTAACGTCGGTAGCGGCGGCGGTGCCATCTTGCGGCCGTCTATGAACAGCAACAACCTAGATATGTTGGAGTATCCCTTCCTCACTATGACGGAGTACCCGCCCGGATTCATTGTGCATATTG GTGGAACAGTATGTGCTCGCTCGGTGAAGCTAGCGGACGGTGGGGAGGGAGCCTTACGCGCCGCGTGGTGGGCCGAACTGCGCACCGAGCTGCGGGCACACGCGCGAGCGCTGCGGTGCAATGCCGTCATCGCGTACACCGACACTGCGGCCATCTG CGAGGACGTTTGCGTGTTGTCAGCGTCTGGCACTGCGGCTGTTATCAACTTAGACTGTGATTTTAATGCTGAACTAGATGCCGCTGTTACag tgaACACAGGCTCCAAAAACGCAATAGACGAGATAGAGAACGAGACGTGTGCTACGGCGCATGTTCCTTATTCCCCCGGCGCTGGACCGTACCGCGCTGAACTGTCCACTTGTGGAGGATGCAG GCGTGCACGTGTACCTACGGTTTTGCTTGCAACGTGCGCTAAGCCGAGCAAGTTGGTATCACATGCTAAAGCCGTCACACTCACCGCGGTTG CGGCCCGTGTTCGTCGAGCGCCGCCCACGTCGGAGCCGGGAGCACGTGACATCTCCGACCAACTACCATTCTTAGAATACGAACTGCACAAATTACTACTAGCCAAACTTAGGATGCAG gGCGCCAACGCGTTATTCTCTCTACAAACACAAATAGCTATCGGCGAGCGATGTGTGATGGCTCTCGCAAGTGGTACTGCAGTTAGATTAGCTGCCTTACCTCCCCCCACGCCACCTAGAATCAAA GCATCAGAAAACGACAAAGACGCTTTAGAAATACAGAAAGCGTTGTGGGACTCTTTCACAGCTAATAGGGCCGCTAATGGATATGATGTTG GTGGTATAGAGCTCAATACGAACGGCGTGTTGCCCGAGGCTGAAGGAGAAGACCCGCCCGCGTTAGATCTGTGTGTGGACAAAGACGCTTGTGTGCTGGAGTTAGATGAGGCTGAAGAT GTTGAAACAGCCCGTGCGTTAGCCAGTCGGCACGTGAACATGCAAGTGTACACGAACTCTCTCAAACCTGTGCCCGGAGTCCCGCCGCAAGCGTTCGCGCAG GTGTGGCGCGGTCGGCTGGCCCTGTCCAGCAGCGCGTGCGCGGCGGTGGAGAAGCACGTGCGGCGCGCGCTGGACGGAGTGAGCTACAAGCTGCGGCGCCTGCAGCCGTGTGCGCTCGTCGCGCCACGCTTCCAGCTCGAACTGCCTGAG GATGAAATCCAACTAATAGTATCAGGAGCAGCGATACCCCTTCAAGACCCGAATAGCCCGGATACAAACGGCATAGACCACGGCCACAGCAGTCAGAGCAACCACAGCAGTCAGAGTAACCATGGCAACGGCACAGGGGACGGGGATGATGATATCTTCGCGCTGGATGAGGAGCAGCTAGTGAAGCCGCCGGAACCGGTGGAGGAGAAGAACTTTATTAATGGACAG GTGCCAACGACAGTCTCCCTAACGTCTCTCAGTCACTTGAGCGGCGGTCGTGTGTCGCGGCGACTGTGTGCGTTGCGACTGTTGTTTGTACGAGAGACCACCGCCGTGAGAGAGTTGGGCGGACTTAGCGGGTTCCTACATACATTTACTTGCGAG GTGTTGGCAATAGTCCGTGCATATACGGCGGCGCTGGGCGGTAACGCGCTCACATCCTTCTACATCACGCAGCTCATGCTGCAAGACAATGCGCACAAAAACCag GGTCAATGTCTTCTATCAGTCGGCGGTGACGTAGTACACGTAACTTACTAA
- the LOC142982022 gene encoding C2 domain-containing protein 5 isoform X2, whose translation MPGKIKVKVLAGRNLPVMDRASDTTDAFVEIKFGSVTHKTDVCRKSLNPHWNSTEWYRFEVDESELQDEPLQLRLMDHDTYSANDAIGKVVISLAPLLAREANNAKSTTTPHGGAVMSGWIPVFDTMHGIRGELNVIVKVELFSDFNKYKTSSCGVQFFHCPQIPPGYRATAIHGFVEELVVNDDPEYQWIDKIRTPRASNEARQVAFIKLSNQVQRLVGLKAAELGANAVVGYQQDFDLEGEAGVVARAIGTAVSITPLPLPSQPMNMPPCTQQQLKKYLDILATDNESLTDLSQYYQTHQEELQKMLNILNPNASSLLDETDTIDDDDKSMDLTRQSSITSYAGSVSIFQDEYFHHKSLRHLSEDQTDLNKLLNRDSDDSDSSGPLQAIKKIKTNFFTKRFSSTRSKKSDKQDDSVSIKSNTSETSRLSLVDIKNEFKKLKRLKKPKFRKTVVNKDDEGEGMASILARSVIHAHTSLACIAETQDSEASPGSTMRRTSESEPTINISDEEKAKITKEEYIEDEKTLPEIRFTSLSNINTEETAVVRERKISESCPATPMPVRSDNLLTLPGEPGYFGSISSALSAESSELESSSEEDDESSDVKTDTEKSIETTSSVVQSVLSHEANPVFIASMDKKLTVLENASPDQKVKPQEMRQELDKKLEVEQQVFDNQLLIDKCKSLESVPREMETKNLKEKPVRSNEASTSSVKDTSERERRQEDKCDKDRGSPRHARHESYGGREPPPAHAQNSSLNASSTPMGIHRRSSDSDLSVTPKGSSLNTSAGNVGSGGGAILRPSMNSNNLDMLEYPFLTMTEYPPGFIVHIGGTVCARSVKLADGGEGALRAAWWAELRTELRAHARALRCNAVIAYTDTAAICEDVCVLSASGTAAVINLDCDFNAELDAAVTVNTGSKNAIDEIENETCATAHVPYSPGAGPYRAELSTCGGCRRARVPTVLLATCAKPSKLVSHAKAVTLTAVAARVRRAPPTSEPGARDISDQLPFLEYELHKLLLAKLRMQGANALFSLQTQIAIGERCVMALASGTAVRLAALPPPTPPRIKASENDKDALEIQKALWDSFTANRAANGYDVGGIELNTNGVLPEAEGEDPPALDLCVDKDACVLELDEAEDVETARALASRHVNMQVYTNSLKPVPGVPPQAFAQVWRGRLALSSSACAAVEKHVRRALDGVSYKLRRLQPCALVAPRFQLELPEDEIQLIVSGAAIPLQDPNSPDTNGIDHGHSSQSNHSSQSNHGNGTGDGDDDIFALDEEQLVKPPEPVEEKNFINGQVPTTVSLTSLSHLSGGRVSRRLCALRLLFVRETTAVRELGGLSGFLHTFTCEVLAIVRAYTAALGGNALTSFYITQLMLQDNAHKNQGQCLLSVGGDVVHVTY comes from the exons GTGGACGAATCAGAGCTTCAAGATGAGCCCCTCCAGCTTCGCCTCATGGACCACGACACGTACTCGGCCAATGATGCCATCGGTAAAGTGGTGATCAGCCTCGCGCCGCTCCTCGCTAGAGAGGCGAACAATGCCAAGAGTACCACCACGCCACATGGTG GTGCAGTAATGTCAGGCTGGATCCCGGTGTTCGACACGATGCACGGCATCCGCGGCGAGCTGAACGTCATTGTCAAGGTGGAGCTCTTCTCCGACTTCAATAAGTACAAGACCTCCAGCTGTGGAGTGCAGTTCTTTCACT GTCCTCAGATCCCACCTGGATACAGAGCGACAGCCATCCACGGCTTCGTCGAAGAGCTGGTGGTGAACGACGACCCTGAGTACCAGTGGATAGACAAGATCAGAACTCCTCGCGCTTCTAATGAAGCGAGGCAGGTCGCGTTTATCAAGCTTAGTAATCAG gtacaACGACTGGTAGGGTTAAAAGCAGCTGAATTAGGCGCTAACGCCGTCGTCGGCTATCAACAAGACTTCGATTTAGAAGGAGAAGCAGGAGTCGTCGCTAGAGCTATAG gtacTGCTGTCAGCATTACTCCACTGCCATTACCTAGTCAACCAATGAATATGCCACCTTGTACACAGCA acaattaaaaaagtacttGGACATTTTGGCGACTGATAATGAGAGTTTGACAGACTTGAGTCAGTATTATCAAACTCATCAGGAGGAATTACAGAAAATGTTGAATATATTAAATCCTAATGCTTCATCGCTATTGGACGAAACCGATACGATTGACGATGATGATAAAAGTATGGATTTAACTAGACAGTCTAGTATTACTAGTTATGCTGGCAGCGTATCCATATTTCAGGACGAATATTTTCACCATAAGAGTCTAAGACATCTTTCCGAAGATCAAACAGACTTAAACAAGCTGTTGAATAGAGATTCTGATGATTCAGATTCCTCAGGACCTCTACAAGCAATCAAAAAGATCAAAACCAACTTTTTCACTAAAAGATTTTCGAGTACTCGTTCAAAAAAATCCGATAAACAAGACGATTCTGTTTCTATAAAATCGAATACTTCCGAAACTTCGCGATTGTCGTTAGTCGATATCAAAAATGAGTTTAAGAAATTGAAAAGGTTGAAGAAACCTAAGTTTCGTAAAACTGTTGTGAATAAGGACGATGAAGGGGAAGGTATGGCTTCGATTCTTGCTCGCTCAGTCATACATGCTCATACCAGTCTTGCTTGTATAGCAGAAACGCAAGACTCTGAAGCTTCCCCCGGTTCCACTATGAGACGAACCAGTGAGTCTGAACCTACAATTAACATTTCCGATGAAGAGAAAGCGAAAATAACTAAAGAGGAATACATAGAAGATGAAAAAACTCTTCCAGAAATACGTTTCACTTCTCTCAGTAATATAAATACTGAAGAAACGGCGGTAGTTAGGGAACGAAAGATATCTGAATCTTGTCCGGCGACTCCAATGCCTGTGAGAAGCGATAATCTCCTCACTTTACCTGGAGAACCAGGTTATTTCGGTTCAATTTCCTCTGCACTATCCGCTGAGAGTTCCGAACTAGAATCTTCTTCCGAAGAAGATGACGAAAGCTCTGATGTCAAAACGGACACAGAGAAATCTATTGAGACTACTAGTTCTGTTGTACAATCAGTACTAAGTCATGAAGCCAATCCGGTTTTCATAGCGAGTATGGACAAAAAACTAACAGTCCTTGAAAACGCTAGTCCTGATCAGAAAGTAAAACCTCAAGAAATGAGGCAAGAATTAGATAAAAAACTCGAAGTTGAACAACAAGTTTTTGACAACCAACTACTTATTGATAAATGTAAATCACTAGAATCTGTTCCTCGGGAGATGGAAACTAAGAATTTAAAAGAGAAGCCGGTCAGATCAAACGAAGCGTCTACGTCATCGGTCAAAGACAC GAGCGAGAGGGAGCGACGGCAGGAAGACAAGTGCGACAAGGACAGAGGATCGCCGAGGCATGCGCGGCATGAGTCGTATGGTGGGAGGGAGCCGCCGCCGGCGCATGCGCAGAATTCTTCGTTAAATGCGTCCTCTACGCCTATGGGGATACATAGACGATCGTCTGATTCTGATCTCAGTGTTACACCAAAAG gTAGTTCACTAAATACGTCAGCTGGTAACGTCGGTAGCGGCGGCGGTGCCATCTTGCGGCCGTCTATGAACAGCAACAACCTAGATATGTTGGAGTATCCCTTCCTCACTATGACGGAGTACCCGCCCGGATTCATTGTGCATATTG GTGGAACAGTATGTGCTCGCTCGGTGAAGCTAGCGGACGGTGGGGAGGGAGCCTTACGCGCCGCGTGGTGGGCCGAACTGCGCACCGAGCTGCGGGCACACGCGCGAGCGCTGCGGTGCAATGCCGTCATCGCGTACACCGACACTGCGGCCATCTG CGAGGACGTTTGCGTGTTGTCAGCGTCTGGCACTGCGGCTGTTATCAACTTAGACTGTGATTTTAATGCTGAACTAGATGCCGCTGTTACag tgaACACAGGCTCCAAAAACGCAATAGACGAGATAGAGAACGAGACGTGTGCTACGGCGCATGTTCCTTATTCCCCCGGCGCTGGACCGTACCGCGCTGAACTGTCCACTTGTGGAGGATGCAG GCGTGCACGTGTACCTACGGTTTTGCTTGCAACGTGCGCTAAGCCGAGCAAGTTGGTATCACATGCTAAAGCCGTCACACTCACCGCGGTTG CGGCCCGTGTTCGTCGAGCGCCGCCCACGTCGGAGCCGGGAGCACGTGACATCTCCGACCAACTACCATTCTTAGAATACGAACTGCACAAATTACTACTAGCCAAACTTAGGATGCAG gGCGCCAACGCGTTATTCTCTCTACAAACACAAATAGCTATCGGCGAGCGATGTGTGATGGCTCTCGCAAGTGGTACTGCAGTTAGATTAGCTGCCTTACCTCCCCCCACGCCACCTAGAATCAAA GCATCAGAAAACGACAAAGACGCTTTAGAAATACAGAAAGCGTTGTGGGACTCTTTCACAGCTAATAGGGCCGCTAATGGATATGATGTTG GTGGTATAGAGCTCAATACGAACGGCGTGTTGCCCGAGGCTGAAGGAGAAGACCCGCCCGCGTTAGATCTGTGTGTGGACAAAGACGCTTGTGTGCTGGAGTTAGATGAGGCTGAAGAT GTTGAAACAGCCCGTGCGTTAGCCAGTCGGCACGTGAACATGCAAGTGTACACGAACTCTCTCAAACCTGTGCCCGGAGTCCCGCCGCAAGCGTTCGCGCAG GTGTGGCGCGGTCGGCTGGCCCTGTCCAGCAGCGCGTGCGCGGCGGTGGAGAAGCACGTGCGGCGCGCGCTGGACGGAGTGAGCTACAAGCTGCGGCGCCTGCAGCCGTGTGCGCTCGTCGCGCCACGCTTCCAGCTCGAACTGCCTGAG GATGAAATCCAACTAATAGTATCAGGAGCAGCGATACCCCTTCAAGACCCGAATAGCCCGGATACAAACGGCATAGACCACGGCCACAGCAGTCAGAGCAACCACAGCAGTCAGAGTAACCATGGCAACGGCACAGGGGACGGGGATGATGATATCTTCGCGCTGGATGAGGAGCAGCTAGTGAAGCCGCCGGAACCGGTGGAGGAGAAGAACTTTATTAATGGACAG GTGCCAACGACAGTCTCCCTAACGTCTCTCAGTCACTTGAGCGGCGGTCGTGTGTCGCGGCGACTGTGTGCGTTGCGACTGTTGTTTGTACGAGAGACCACCGCCGTGAGAGAGTTGGGCGGACTTAGCGGGTTCCTACATACATTTACTTGCGAG GTGTTGGCAATAGTCCGTGCATATACGGCGGCGCTGGGCGGTAACGCGCTCACATCCTTCTACATCACGCAGCTCATGCTGCAAGACAATGCGCACAAAAACCag GGTCAATGTCTTCTATCAGTCGGCGGTGACGTAGTACACGTAACTTACTAA